The window TTGATTGTTTTCGGCTCCCGAGAGGGTACTATCAAATCGTCTATTTGATGTTTCATATTGGAGATTTGATGATGCAGGAAAAAGAGGCCAAGACGGTGTTCGACATGGGGGGATTCTCCAAGGCGATGATCGTCCCTACCCCCATGGGTTCAGGGTTCCACCTCCACTTGGTGCGCTTTGGCAAAGCGGGTACCGAAGTCGTAGAACGGCAGCGTGGAGGCTGGCGGGTTTTCTCCTCCATCGAT of the Marinifilum sp. JC120 genome contains:
- a CDS encoding plasmid replication protein RepB, coding for MQEKEAKTVFDMGGFSKAMIVPTPMGSGFHLHLVRFGKAGTEVVERQRGGWRVFSSIDAAANTANGIGFRRIEIDLSSR